Below is a window of Neodiprion virginianus isolate iyNeoVirg1 chromosome 4, iyNeoVirg1.1, whole genome shotgun sequence DNA.
GTTTATCAGTACAACTTACAAGTTTATGAAgatacttttttcacatatattCAATCCTAGGAGAAAATAAAGTTGTATTGATGTAAAGTGAGCATGAATAACTATTATTCACAGCCAATCTTCTAATATGCTCAATCAAGCTCGTCTGAAGGTCCTGAAGGTGCGTGAAGATCATGTTCGCAATGTGCTTGATGAAGCTAGGAAAAGATTAGGTGAAGTGACTCGTGATTCATCTCGCTACGGACAAGTTCTCAAATCGTTGGTCATCCAGAGTCTGTATCAGGTAACTGCTTCTATCTTATTATATTCCCATTATTTCTTCACGCTTTATTAGAAttaaacaataatatatttaacaGTTGAAGTATAAAACTGTTGAATGCTCATATGCTTACAtctacatttttcatatttacagTTAATGGAAGCAAACATCTTGGTTCGAGTTCGCCAAGCTGATGTTGGCCTCACAGAATCGATCATTGATTCCATTCAAGATACGTACAAAGATGTATCCGGCAAAGATACTATCATTAAGGTAGACAAGGATAACTTCTTACCTGCTGACAGCTGTGGAGGAGTTGAGTTGATCGCTGGTAGAGGTATGTAAATGATATATCGGAATTCAGGCAccaaaaaaacatttcaataacTTGCAGAATCTTTCTTCAGTTAACAATTTTGTCGGCGTTTAATGATATTCTATTTATAAGAATAACTTTGAACCCTAAGACAAGCACTGTCAAAGAGTAATTTCTTTTCCTATACTAGTAAACACAGTCACAGTTTTGCTGTTTTATACAtagaataattaataaaatttgataattttaatttacccTGGGGTGAAAATCAATACTGTTCTAATTAGCCATGCTAGTTTCGTGTAAAGGCTAAGTagataatttgacaaatttatgaaattgtgcatctttttttttaaataagaaaatgaGTACTGTCTAATGATGGATTTGCATATTATTTCAGGACGCATAAAGATCAGTAACACCTTGGAATCGAGGCTAGAGCTTATTGCTCAGCAATTAGTGCCAGAGGTTCGTTCGGCTCTATTCGGGCGCAATCCCAATCGCAAATTTACCGACTAGGTGCCCATCACTCAGCCCACATCTGTGTCTCTACAAAACATTCCCTTTTTCGCAACTAACAACTATTAAAATGTACAGTATAATATGTGGAATCCGTATATGACAATACTTCCGCTTGAATCAAGAATGTAtcacgttgaaaaaaaatacaagttcAGTAGTTTAGTAAACAAACAATATAACGTGCAGCATAATATTATGAATAACCTTTACCCACCCAAACAGTTACATACTGTATCATTGAATCATATTAATTGTTGACTTTCACTTACACGCGgtgggtataaatttattctttctttgtcaagaaatattcaaaaccGGTGAGTAAATTACAAAGTGTCGTATATGAACGCGTGTATTCGTACTAtgaaataattagaaaaaaagatttttttaacgaagCATTTAAAATTGCGGTCAACGAGAATTACTAAAATCAATCGAGAAGCAAATATTCATGCTACATATTAGTATACTTACTGTACTGTTGATTAGGCgcaagataattaataattgacGATTATTCccaaaatttattaatttgattGAGAGTGCAATAAATTCATAGTTACCGGAATGTTTATCTGAAACAATGTTATGTGGTAGCTTTACTTTGGTTGTTGCAACACCTTACCTTATCATTATTCTAAACGTATTCGAGAGTAGAGAGCAGTATTATTGATGATGCACGACGTTGCGCATATTAGGCGATATTTGAACAGGCTCTTATGTTGGCCTCACTTtagcaataaaaaatttttgagcaataaattaattattataaattgtaaatcatgaaaaacattcaaatcgctacaaattaaattctctatcGGTATGGTATCGggtttgttgaatttttatgtcCTAGCACCTTTGCTCCAAGCAAATTATGTAATTAGATATCGTATTTTATCATTACtgttatatattatgtatatatacacatatacacacagGTATGCGGAGGCATACACATGTtcagaatatatatatatcgttaGTGTTTActgtaaatatgtatgtaattcGGTGTATTATAAACAGCTAAAGCAATTAcctaaatatataaatatatatagatcAAGTATAACTATACTGTCATTCTGGTATTAACTGTGCACTAATACTGCTTATGTTTGAACAAACCAATGTTACAGAATTATCATAATATTTGAGACTCAATTCTCTAGGTATCTTACACACAATAGATGCCCGtgtaaatcaattattacAGTTGGAATGGCTTGGCAAATTGTtgtcaataaatttcatttctgcaCAAAAACAATAGTAATGATACCTACTATGGGAAGACCACTATGTGAACAGAAGGAAAGTGAATAAATTGTATTCAGTAAacattcattaaatttttcttcttattgtAACTCCATTTACCGTTTTAAATCAGTAACATCGAAGACGAGGgattattttctaatttgGAATCACAAGTAAATAACGTCTCATCACCGAAGTAATTGAGAAAGTGCCATATGTgatacagtatttttttttgtttttttaatcataaattgaatatatataattactaTTCATAAATACATCAACTACACATAATGATgccttgaattttgaaattgaatttctcaGAGCTCAGCATGGAGGTACCTGCTTCGTAgaaccaaaaatatttttaaaaatttttttgtacactgTATAGATGTGCGAGCAGAATGTTATCATGAAGTACGTATTCAGAtctatattcaaatttaattcgttGTGTAGTGATTGACTGTGTTTCACTGCACTAGACTAATTTGTCTTAACgcataattataattttgacaAATGTATATACTACGATTCATGGGCAGTGATGTAATAAGTTCAACTTTACAGCCAATGTTCAATTAAGGGGGTATAGGACTCTCAAGTCTTGAatcttcaacaattttcatgaTGTCGATATGTTGTGATTTGGGACTTCAAAGAACAACACTTCGATTTAGATACAATCTATGATttgaaatcattatacatccaGCAGTCACCATTGCGCATTAATACGCTATTCGATAGAACCTAAAGCGAATCTGGAATCACTTGACAATCATAAATTCTGATCTACATGCTGGAGAAAAACTACTAGAAACCGCAGCTACATTGCACCACTGGAATTGGTCTAAATTCATGTAGTCTTTTTTCCCTGATACGTAGCAAtattgtttcagaaaaaagttCCCATCAACTTCATACTTCGactttttaattatattttcttcgtaTAAGGAGCGgtttttattcttcaagtAACTTTACCGCTCTTCTAGAGCATAAACTGTATTAAACTAGGCATAcagaatatttataaaatacagtTTGCACTCAGCAAGTTCAACGATTATAAAACTGCCACCTGAGATATACAATTGCATTTAACTTATAATTAGAACTGTGTATTACAGTAATAGAACACATGGCCATTGGCAAGATCTAATGTGACTGTAGGTAACTAATAATTGAGactaaatttttgatttcacattttcaaagacCCACCAATAATATTTAAacacaaaagaaaaaccttATTAGTTATTCTACAACTATAATGTCTCCTGTATGTACCTTGAAGAGATAGAATAGAAAACTGACACCAGAGACAAAGTACTGAAACTGAGCAGTTCAGGATTTCTAAATTATCTCAACCATGCGATCACAGCATAAACTATTTTAGTAAACCAATTTCGGAATGtaactatttttaaaaataaatgattgtatttttaaatcagAGGTTTTATCGGCTCAACCTGTTAAGAAAAGTAGAAATACAGGAAACAAAGTGCATTAATTGTCGTAGTATATTGACTAAAAAGATAAATTTatagtaatgataattaaAGACCAGATAAGAATAACGAATTTCCCTCGTACTTGTTAAGAGCCATTGGCTTGTCTAATGTTGTGAAAGTTAATATCGCTGTTACTGCCGATCCGTTCTTTGCAcatgaattattatcatccTGTTTATATTATGCTACCATGAAGTCAATGTTTTTGGAAAGTCGTTGtttgtttcaataaaaattgctGTACAAGGTCCgttctaaaatatttttgatacatTATTTGAGATCAGTACACACATACGTATCTTCAAGTATTTAATCATGCTattttgtttctatttttcttattcttactTCAAGTTCCAGTCAACCATAACAATTCACTGAAatgactaacaataaaattttcatacatattAGCATTATTGAGCCTGCAAATCTAAGTACAAACAGAATAGTAAAGCCCGTCGTAGTCTTCTCGTTAATACTTACGAACAACTACGGCATCGAAACCTACATAGTAGATAATGTCACAGagagaaaattatacaatatgcGCCTAACAAAATAcctatttcaaatttatataatttgtaaataaaaataattaacgaatagaagaaaaaaataaatatatcgaaaTCCTTCTAAATAACAAACTATTTATCTATAACAAGCAAATACTGAGTCTTGGCATTATCGAACATACCATTACAGTGAGATTGTGCATGTTCAACCATGCCATAAAAGGACCGCCAACTTTTCGTTGCCCTTCAAATATGAAAAGCTCCTAAAACATAACGGAGAATTCAATACAAGAAAAAACATAGATCTGTATCTGCTGATGCGTTAAATTTACAAAGTATAAATTGTAAGCAAAAATATATAACCATGGAATATACACTAATTCAATACGCATTATGTAAGAGCAATGCAATTTGGAAACTACCTAATTGTAAATgctaaaatgaaaaaatggtaCTAGTTATAAATAACTTGATCGTAATCAATGACAGAcctattttcaattcaaatttttagaaaaataatttacttcaGAATAGCACAAAAGACCAAAAgggtatatttttcacactgactttgataaataatatttcattgtgGATAGGTAGATATACTCGCAGCTTTTCACGAAGTTTTACGAGTTGAGTGCTTCATCTTAAATCCATTGCATTATCAATGGCCATTTGTGCTATATCATTACTATACAAATACTTCTAGTCCTAAAATATGTAAGGACTTATTGTCGGCGTAACAACATGTATGTGAACAAATCACAGATAATTAACATTTTACTTCAAGCCCATCAGATATTCGGCTACACCAAGGTAGTACACAGTTTGTGCAATACCAAATAGCGGTGCTATTACTATCATCCTGCAAGCACCTCCTTTAAAAAATGCTGTTGGACCTTCCTGCATCAATGTTTTTCTATAAATACAATACAGCTATTAGTGTCAGCAATGATTCATCATCGTCATTCGGATCATCCAACATTTGgtttcatcaatttataaAGGTACAAAACTGAAATAAATATCATTCGAAACGAACTCACTTTATACAGTCCAAAACACCATTGTACGTTGGATCGCCAGGCGCTTTCTTAATGGCTTGTAGTCGTGTCTTTACGACGTCAAATGGATTTACCGAAAGTGCAGCAACTGAACCTGCCACGCAACCCGAAAGGAATGAGCACCAGAATACAGCTGAAAAGACAAATCAGTATTACACAGAGAACGGTATTGGGCATAGTTAGACTGAATTACAAATACAATTCCACACAAGAATGcatcaattttactcaaattttattatattattcttgCTTTCAAATCTTGTATACTGAAAAATCATGTAATATTACTTACAAGAGCCATCTTCGCGTTTAGGTCCTAGATTATTCAAACGAgcgaaaagaggaaaatataTAACAGAAAAGGTAACATCTCTCAGGGCCGTTGCCCCTGTGCCTTGGTATAGACCAAGAATACCCCTCTGCTTAAACAGGTCTTTACTCAACGACCATGCCGATATTTTTGGTGCTTCCTGTCCACCTTGaatgcaaagaaaaaattcccaaaTCTATAAAGCAATGATACTTTCAAATTATCGTTACAGATGAcgcaaaaaaatatgtaaactTGCATAAACGCGATTTTTATACTCACTAGCCTTAGCCGCAGCAGCAACTCTGCCTGCGTCTTGCATTTGAATTTTCAGTAATTCCATGGGGGTTGTAACTATTATTTGACAAGCTCCAGCACCTCCTCCAGCCAGCATTTCTCGCTCCAACGGTAAAGGCAACCTATAATAATGTTATTCTGTTacgttttatttaatttttcaaaaatggatgCTCTTTTTGCTCTTTTATAGTTACTTTAAAAATAGAACActaatttataaaattggattataagtatgatttttaaaagatGTCTAAGCAAGAATTGACATATGACGTAGTTCATACAGTATAATATTATGTTTCGAGATGTATGAAATCTTCTGATACCTAAAGTGCTACAAGTACACAAGTCGGATTGAATTGAAGTCAATTTTGAAGATTCGCAATGTCTGTCACTTGCATTAACAATGAGTAAACAGTGCCTGTGATTAAAATTAACTTCATACCCAGGGCCGGGAGACAGTTGATGCCTAAATACATCGTTTACTGTCAATTTAATAGCTTTCTCTGGTGTGATCAAGAGAATGTTGACTCCCGATCC
It encodes the following:
- the LOC124303122 gene encoding mitochondrial glutamate carrier 1-like; this translates as MASMGPSSKPKELLAVPLANQVRLVPKIVNGGIAGIIGVSVVFPLDLVKTRLQNQVAGPNGEKMYKSMFDCFKKTYRAEGYFGMYKGSGVNILLITPEKAIKLTVNDVFRHQLSPGPGLPLPLEREMLAGGGAGACQIIVTTPMELLKIQMQDAGRVAAAAKASGQEAPKISAWSLSKDLFKQRGILGLYQGTGATALRDVTFSVIYFPLFARLNNLGPKREDGSSVFWCSFLSGCVAGSVAALSVNPFDVVKTRLQAIKKAPGDPTYNGVLDCIKKTLMQEGPTAFFKGGACRMIVIAPLFGIAQTVYYLGVAEYLMGLK
- the LOC124303125 gene encoding V-type proton ATPase subunit E gives rise to the protein MALSNADVQKQIKHMMAFIEQEANEKAEEIDAKAEEEFNIEKGRLVQQQRLKIMEFFEKKEKQVELQKKIQSSNMLNQARLKVLKVREDHVRNVLDEARKRLGEVTRDSSRYGQVLKSLVIQSLYQLMEANILVRVRQADVGLTESIIDSIQDTYKDVSGKDTIIKVDKDNFLPADSCGGVELIAGRGRIKISNTLESRLELIAQQLVPEVRSALFGRNPNRKFTD